One segment of Leptospira langatensis DNA contains the following:
- a CDS encoding phosphatidylinositol phospholipase, with amino-acid sequence MAAKIKRTSFQRLLNAMKKVTSEVNDHEILRRLETLMVTSKEDLNQAVIRTLLENPLDFDPKSVPEPYAQYVRHFVYMVKRNKKMGLDINFDSGPGDQKKEKKKITVAPKKALPSKKSLPARKRA; translated from the coding sequence ATGGCTGCGAAAATAAAACGGACTTCTTTTCAGAGGCTCCTGAATGCGATGAAAAAAGTCACGAGCGAAGTGAATGATCATGAAATCCTTCGCAGGCTTGAGACCTTAATGGTCACTAGCAAAGAAGATCTAAACCAAGCAGTCATCCGCACCCTTCTTGAAAATCCCTTGGACTTTGATCCCAAATCTGTTCCGGAGCCATACGCTCAGTACGTTAGGCACTTCGTGTATATGGTGAAGCGGAATAAGAAAATGGGGTTGGATATAAATTTCGATTCCGGTCCTGGAGATCAGAAAAAAGAAAAGAAGAAGATAACTGTAGCACCCAAAAAGGCTCTTCCTTCTAAAAAATCCCTTCCGGCTCGCAAAAGAGCCTAA
- the asd gene encoding aspartate-semialdehyde dehydrogenase, with protein sequence MAKINVAVLGATGSVGQRFIQLLENHPYFQVTHLCASENSAGKTYAEVMKKRWKISSDIPSYARDIIITLPDPKRTPGVKLAFSGLDASVAGEVETSFAESGIHIISNSKNHRMVENVPLLSAEVNANHLDVIANQKTPGKIITNSNCTIMGVTISLKPLFDKFGLESVMIFSMQAISGAGYPGVPSMDILGNVVPFIGGEEDKAEIEPLKCLGKVEGGKILNADFKISAHCNRVPVFDGHTVCVSVKLKKKVSESEILEAWSSFKGEPQELNLPLAPNPPILYRQEEDRPQPRLDLETGKSMTTVIGRLRPDPILDWKYVVLSHNTVRGAAGAALLNAELMYRKSLL encoded by the coding sequence ATGGCCAAAATCAATGTCGCCGTTTTGGGAGCCACTGGCTCCGTCGGGCAGAGGTTCATCCAACTTTTGGAGAACCATCCTTATTTTCAGGTTACCCATCTATGCGCTTCCGAGAACAGCGCAGGCAAAACATACGCTGAAGTGATGAAGAAACGTTGGAAAATTTCCTCCGACATCCCTTCTTACGCTCGCGACATAATTATCACGCTTCCGGATCCTAAGCGGACTCCTGGAGTGAAGCTTGCTTTTTCCGGCTTAGACGCCTCCGTTGCCGGAGAAGTAGAGACGAGCTTCGCTGAATCCGGTATACATATTATTTCCAATTCCAAGAACCATAGAATGGTGGAGAATGTTCCTCTTCTTTCGGCAGAAGTGAATGCGAATCATTTGGATGTGATCGCCAATCAAAAGACTCCTGGAAAGATCATCACTAACTCGAACTGCACGATCATGGGAGTTACTATCTCCCTCAAACCGCTCTTTGACAAATTCGGACTAGAGTCCGTTATGATCTTCTCCATGCAGGCCATTTCCGGCGCCGGCTATCCTGGAGTTCCTTCCATGGATATTTTGGGCAACGTGGTTCCCTTCATTGGGGGAGAAGAAGATAAGGCCGAGATCGAGCCATTGAAATGCCTGGGCAAGGTGGAAGGCGGAAAAATTTTGAATGCAGATTTCAAAATTTCCGCTCACTGTAATCGTGTGCCGGTTTTTGACGGGCATACTGTTTGTGTTTCCGTTAAGCTCAAGAAGAAGGTCAGCGAATCCGAAATTTTAGAAGCCTGGTCTTCGTTTAAAGGCGAACCTCAGGAATTAAATTTGCCGCTGGCCCCGAATCCTCCGATTCTTTATCGTCAAGAAGAAGATAGGCCTCAGCCTCGTCTGGATCTAGAAACCGGAAAGAGTATGACCACCGTTATCGGCAGATTGCGTCCCGATCCGATTTTAGATTGGAAATACGTAGTCCTTAGCCATAATACGGTCCGTGGGGCTGCCGG
- a CDS encoding ParB/RepB/Spo0J family partition protein has protein sequence MSSKSKRLGTLADVFQAEKLEGTIRKIRLEKIRPSESQPRQERKKGVEELAQSLEKDGLLQPILVTKTADDEVYTIIAGERRYHAASLLKWPEIECKILDRDAKETFRLAIIENLQRENLSPYEEIEAMTHLKTSFSYTDMELGNLFGKSRSYMTELLGISSLSKEDLRICKEAGIETKNLLVQAASAAKKGTLKDFLDKFNSGELRTVKDAKTFNRAEDSLFPSIKTIPLSESEATAPPFPYKITKKGNSVIISTEDEEFLSELHKFVKKEISKKFGK, from the coding sequence ATGAGCTCAAAAAGTAAAAGATTAGGGACTCTTGCAGATGTCTTTCAAGCGGAGAAATTAGAAGGCACGATCCGAAAGATCCGCCTGGAAAAAATCCGGCCTTCTGAAAGTCAGCCTAGACAAGAAAGGAAAAAAGGCGTAGAAGAGCTCGCCCAGAGCTTGGAGAAAGATGGCCTTTTGCAACCCATCCTGGTTACCAAAACTGCTGACGATGAAGTCTATACCATCATCGCCGGCGAAAGAAGATACCATGCTGCGAGTCTTCTTAAATGGCCTGAGATCGAATGTAAGATCTTAGACCGAGACGCAAAAGAAACTTTCCGTCTGGCCATTATCGAAAACCTGCAAAGAGAAAATCTTTCTCCTTACGAAGAAATAGAGGCGATGACCCATCTCAAGACCTCCTTTTCTTATACGGATATGGAACTTGGAAATCTTTTCGGCAAGAGTCGTAGCTATATGACCGAGCTCTTAGGGATCTCCTCTCTATCCAAAGAAGATCTTAGGATCTGCAAGGAAGCAGGAATTGAAACTAAGAACCTTTTAGTTCAGGCAGCTTCCGCTGCCAAAAAAGGCACTCTCAAAGATTTTCTAGATAAATTCAATTCTGGCGAACTCCGAACTGTCAAGGACGCAAAGACATTCAATCGTGCTGAAGATAGTCTCTTCCCTTCTATCAAGACCATCCCTCTTTCCGAATCGGAAGCAACCGCTCCCCCCTTCCCTTATAAAATTACGAAGAAGGGAAACTCGGTCATCATCTCGACCGAGGATGAAGAGTTCCTTTCCGAATTGCATAAATTCGTGAAAAAAGAAATTTCCAAGAAATTCGGGAAATAG
- a CDS encoding discoidin domain-containing protein — protein MNEESIRISHPRQVKVNEIKTKGTFELKEGGLRSYSEQLDHAGVGVLTLILNPGSSFNQIKLHQSDSQSAFFPDSFKFEISLDGKVWEPILQETGFRRLNKRVGQWNFSLVRANFLKLVSKVSEKEGSKFKVAIGALEVGISGVTKLEVSSEKDRLLVKENLIDERPDYGWSSLESAQPKEEFFLMDLGSISRVNELRLLSPKDSHLSFPETFTVYYSEDDLTWNQLLEENQFLSEPGVWYQWRFLPANIRFLKFVSRPLKVQGKEKYGTSIAEVELYAAPYLSDLTHKPTAEPLPYATVLRSGLVRLAVDGETSEGAAVQANDRRLRDGSTEYKGIVELASDGEEKEGVVVQGNDKRLKHSTETSYGLVRLASNGENRADRVVQGNDDRLKPSSTQSMGIVELAENGETKEGTVVQGNDDRLKHATTQKFGLVQLAGPGEKTPGKVVTSDDPRLRHASTESPGILRFASNGEESAEAAVQGNDKRLKLSTPQSYGIVKLALSGENKEGSVVQGNDERLRHASTEYPGIVSLAPKGKSIANHAVTSDDPRLSDAREPKPHTHEYAPKEHDFSSHTGFLRLKGSVEAPYSNISPPPENSGLIYARNESEKGSGVVGSGRFAGILAFGERFGARGDSASGEKDSAGILGLAKRGFGGWFHSRSGHAVYASGKGIPLLNETGSGKAILAEGDSDFIGTVYVQTGKGTDCIAKFFPVQSSDVIAEGDLLAMGEDGKLHKSRQPNATNIVGVAVKSAALVLGEKAQDSGQWLVAIAGVALANVEAQSYPVQPGDLLCSGLTGGHAVRVAPENLKPGSLVAKSLGLQRNGRGLVPVLLSHS, from the coding sequence ATGAATGAAGAATCCATCCGGATCAGCCATCCCCGACAAGTTAAAGTTAACGAGATCAAGACCAAGGGCACGTTCGAATTAAAAGAAGGGGGACTTCGCTCTTATTCGGAACAATTGGATCATGCAGGTGTGGGAGTCCTCACGCTAATCTTGAATCCTGGTTCCAGTTTTAATCAGATCAAATTACACCAGTCGGACTCGCAAAGTGCGTTCTTCCCGGACTCATTCAAGTTTGAGATCTCCTTGGATGGAAAGGTTTGGGAACCTATTCTGCAAGAGACCGGATTTAGGCGTTTGAACAAGAGAGTCGGTCAATGGAACTTCTCTCTCGTGCGTGCAAATTTTCTAAAATTGGTCAGCAAGGTTTCGGAGAAAGAAGGATCCAAATTCAAAGTGGCTATTGGTGCTTTGGAAGTCGGTATTTCCGGCGTTACTAAGCTGGAAGTGAGCTCCGAGAAGGATCGTCTTTTGGTAAAAGAGAATCTCATCGATGAGAGGCCTGATTACGGATGGTCTTCTTTGGAGTCCGCTCAGCCTAAGGAAGAATTCTTCTTAATGGATCTGGGGTCTATCAGTAGAGTGAATGAACTTAGATTGCTCTCGCCCAAAGACAGTCATTTATCCTTCCCGGAAACGTTTACTGTGTATTATAGCGAGGACGATCTCACTTGGAACCAACTCTTGGAGGAGAATCAATTCTTATCCGAGCCTGGGGTTTGGTACCAGTGGAGATTCCTTCCTGCGAATATTCGATTTTTGAAATTCGTATCCCGTCCTCTTAAAGTGCAGGGTAAGGAGAAATACGGGACTTCCATCGCGGAAGTGGAATTATATGCGGCCCCGTATTTAAGTGATCTTACTCATAAACCCACTGCAGAGCCCCTTCCCTATGCCACCGTGCTTCGTTCAGGCTTGGTGCGCTTGGCGGTGGATGGAGAAACATCCGAAGGTGCCGCGGTACAGGCAAACGATAGAAGGCTTCGTGACGGTTCCACTGAATACAAAGGGATTGTTGAGCTCGCTTCGGATGGAGAAGAGAAAGAAGGCGTGGTTGTTCAAGGGAATGATAAGAGATTAAAGCATTCTACTGAGACTTCCTATGGTCTGGTTCGCCTTGCATCCAATGGCGAAAATCGGGCAGATCGAGTCGTCCAAGGGAACGATGATCGTTTAAAACCTTCTTCTACCCAGAGCATGGGAATTGTGGAGCTTGCGGAAAATGGCGAGACAAAAGAAGGAACAGTTGTCCAAGGAAATGACGATCGTCTCAAGCATGCTACTACGCAAAAATTCGGTTTAGTGCAATTGGCCGGCCCAGGAGAAAAGACCCCGGGCAAAGTAGTTACCTCGGACGATCCTAGATTGCGTCATGCGAGTACGGAGAGTCCAGGGATCTTGAGATTTGCTTCCAATGGCGAAGAATCGGCAGAAGCCGCAGTCCAAGGAAATGATAAGAGATTAAAGCTATCTACTCCTCAATCGTATGGGATCGTGAAGCTCGCACTTTCCGGTGAAAACAAAGAAGGCTCCGTGGTCCAAGGAAATGACGAGAGATTGCGTCATGCTTCTACGGAATATCCCGGTATCGTAAGTCTAGCGCCGAAAGGAAAATCGATCGCGAATCATGCCGTGACTTCCGATGATCCTAGATTGTCGGACGCAAGAGAACCTAAGCCTCATACTCATGAATATGCTCCAAAGGAACACGACTTTAGTTCGCATACTGGGTTCTTGCGATTGAAGGGCTCTGTAGAAGCGCCCTATTCCAATATCTCCCCTCCTCCTGAAAATTCCGGTTTGATCTATGCTCGCAATGAGAGTGAGAAAGGTTCCGGTGTAGTCGGCTCAGGTAGGTTTGCAGGTATCCTTGCATTCGGAGAAAGATTCGGCGCGAGAGGAGATAGCGCTTCCGGAGAAAAAGATTCCGCAGGTATCTTAGGTCTTGCAAAGAGAGGATTCGGTGGCTGGTTCCATTCTAGATCCGGACATGCGGTGTATGCGAGCGGCAAGGGAATTCCTCTTTTAAATGAGACAGGTTCCGGTAAGGCAATCCTTGCGGAAGGAGATTCCGATTTTATAGGAACCGTTTATGTGCAGACCGGTAAGGGCACTGATTGCATTGCGAAATTCTTTCCTGTACAATCCTCGGATGTAATTGCAGAAGGAGATCTTCTTGCCATGGGAGAAGACGGCAAATTGCATAAGTCCCGTCAGCCTAATGCTACAAATATCGTAGGTGTTGCCGTCAAATCCGCAGCATTAGTCTTAGGAGAAAAGGCCCAGGACTCAGGCCAATGGCTGGTTGCGATCGCAGGTGTAGCACTTGCGAATGTAGAGGCCCAGTCTTATCCGGTGCAACCGGGAGATCTGCTTTGTTCGGGGCTTACCGGAGGTCATGCGGTTCGCGTGGCTCCTGAAAATCTGAAGCCTGGTTCTCTTGTGGCGAAGTCGCTTGGCTTACAAAGAAACGGAAGAGGACTCGTCCCAGTTTTACTTAGCCATAGTTGA
- a CDS encoding helix-turn-helix domain-containing protein, with translation MGEHYPYIKFLSDIIESGIWANLSPAAKTLYLVLLKFSDHTFKPVWPSNESLIRLTGLKTKKSINEGKKDLVRAGLLQFVPGTGHKNSMYYFCFNYPGSKIPPQGGIFGTLGGGAEDASGASQSTPERGYPGNPNNINITINNTQNQKPTGTKKDLSLDSLAADYGDPILNEAIEIAKAQGFDENLHYIRGICKNLSGQRQPNFEHRAKAPSSTPDNERSWRGFLIWCQGNLSKSSLDLLEKTRVEPDGNTLLILDPVPDSLRLIITKYFTDKIHPSILVIFSAKAEENRVHV, from the coding sequence ATGGGCGAGCATTATCCATATATAAAATTCCTTTCGGATATCATAGAATCCGGGATCTGGGCCAATCTATCTCCTGCGGCTAAGACCCTGTATCTTGTGCTGCTTAAATTTAGTGACCACACCTTTAAGCCCGTCTGGCCCAGCAACGAAAGCCTGATCCGACTCACCGGTCTGAAGACTAAGAAATCTATCAATGAAGGCAAGAAAGACCTAGTAAGGGCTGGGCTCCTACAGTTTGTTCCGGGGACTGGGCATAAGAATTCCATGTATTATTTCTGCTTCAACTACCCCGGTTCCAAGATTCCACCTCAGGGGGGTATTTTTGGAACCCTCGGGGGTGGAGCTGAGGATGCCTCGGGGGCTTCTCAATCTACCCCTGAGAGGGGGTACCCGGGAAACCCGAACAATATTAATATAACCATCAACAATACCCAGAACCAAAAACCAACAGGAACTAAGAAGGATTTAAGTTTAGATTCCTTAGCTGCAGATTACGGAGATCCTATCTTGAACGAGGCGATTGAAATTGCAAAGGCTCAGGGCTTTGATGAAAACTTACATTATATCAGAGGGATTTGTAAGAATCTTTCGGGACAGAGGCAGCCGAATTTTGAGCATAGGGCAAAGGCCCCCTCTTCTACTCCGGACAATGAGAGATCTTGGAGAGGATTCTTGATCTGGTGCCAAGGAAATTTATCCAAGAGTAGTTTGGATCTATTGGAGAAAACTAGAGTGGAGCCGGATGGCAATACACTTTTGATCCTAGATCCGGTGCCGGACTCTCTCAGATTGATCATTACAAAGTACTTCACAGACAAAATCCACCCATCGATATTGGTTATATTTTCTGCAAAAGCCGAAGAAAACCGGGTACATGTTTAA
- a CDS encoding MBOAT family O-acyltransferase, giving the protein MNFTTSLYFFFFLGIFLLRWILPVFRFFPVWIPKPFLLIGSYFFYLSWDPRFGLLLFGSSVLDYLVGLGMGKANPSGRKKLLLVSLLGNLSVLAFFKYFNFFIESGIALFSAFGLNLPVPVWRIALPVGISFYTFQSLSYTIDVYKREILPEKSFWNYALFLSFFPQLVAGPIVPARVFLPQLTALSSWKDVPLREGLLLIVLGVWKKAVFADSIAVIPDLFFKSPEIFSASYAWLAVLAYSLQIYFDFSGYTDIALGSALLLGFHLIENFRMPYLASSFSDFWRRWHISLSSWLRNYLYIPLGGNRKGEARTYIHLFLTMLLGGLWHGASWNFVIWGGLHGSFLALERMGSSFFFGRNAEKNVISPAILKYLYRGFVVFSVVLAWIFFRSPDWKTTGLVFGKLFSFSSGQEPNREILRMFGMVFLCFLIATWIGVKDEQDSRFRRWYEGVPSLLFGAGIAFAFLLAVSLAADSQPFLYFVF; this is encoded by the coding sequence ATGAATTTCACCACTTCTCTCTATTTCTTTTTCTTTTTAGGCATCTTTCTTTTGCGGTGGATTCTGCCCGTATTTCGGTTTTTCCCAGTATGGATCCCCAAGCCTTTCTTATTGATCGGAAGCTATTTTTTTTATCTCTCTTGGGATCCTAGATTTGGGCTCCTTCTTTTTGGGAGTAGCGTGCTCGATTATTTGGTAGGGCTAGGAATGGGAAAAGCAAACCCTTCCGGACGGAAGAAATTGCTTTTGGTTTCTTTACTTGGAAATCTTTCCGTTTTAGCCTTCTTTAAATATTTTAATTTCTTCATCGAGAGCGGAATCGCCCTATTTTCGGCATTTGGACTGAATTTGCCTGTTCCTGTATGGCGCATTGCTCTCCCTGTAGGGATCTCTTTTTACACATTTCAGTCCCTCAGTTATACGATTGATGTGTACAAGAGGGAAATTTTGCCTGAAAAGAGCTTTTGGAATTACGCGTTATTCTTATCCTTCTTTCCTCAATTGGTTGCGGGTCCCATTGTCCCTGCCCGTGTTTTTCTTCCGCAACTTACGGCTCTTTCTTCCTGGAAGGACGTGCCGCTTCGAGAAGGTTTGCTCTTGATCGTGCTAGGTGTTTGGAAGAAGGCAGTATTTGCGGATTCTATTGCTGTTATTCCCGATCTTTTTTTTAAATCGCCGGAGATCTTTTCTGCTTCGTACGCTTGGTTGGCCGTTTTAGCGTATTCCCTCCAGATCTATTTTGATTTTAGCGGGTATACGGATATTGCTCTCGGCTCTGCTCTTCTTCTTGGTTTTCATCTGATCGAGAATTTTAGGATGCCCTACCTTGCCTCCAGCTTTTCGGATTTCTGGAGAAGATGGCACATTTCTCTTTCTTCTTGGCTTAGGAACTATTTGTACATTCCCTTGGGAGGGAATCGTAAGGGAGAGGCTCGAACCTATATTCATTTATTCTTAACTATGCTTTTGGGCGGTCTCTGGCATGGGGCGAGTTGGAATTTCGTGATCTGGGGTGGCCTGCACGGTTCCTTTTTGGCCTTGGAGAGGATGGGCTCTTCTTTCTTTTTTGGTAGGAATGCGGAGAAGAATGTAATTTCTCCCGCTATTTTGAAGTACCTCTATCGTGGATTTGTGGTTTTTTCCGTTGTTCTTGCCTGGATCTTTTTTCGTTCTCCGGATTGGAAGACTACAGGATTGGTTTTTGGGAAATTATTCTCTTTTTCTTCCGGCCAGGAACCGAATCGGGAAATTCTTAGGATGTTCGGTATGGTCTTTCTGTGCTTCTTGATTGCAACATGGATTGGAGTGAAGGACGAGCAGGATTCTCGTTTCCGGAGATGGTACGAAGGAGTTCCTTCTCTTTTATTTGGGGCCGGGATCGCTTTTGCGTTTCTTCTCGCAGTTTCTTTGGCTGCGGATTCTCAGCCCTTCCTTTATTTTGTTTTTTGA
- the metF gene encoding methylenetetrahydrofolate reductase [NAD(P)H] produces MKKILDIYKAAKSPVYSFEFLPPKTPEGEVKLFEAVRELSKVEPGFITVTYGAGGSTRDKTIRLTSELAKQFALPAAAHFTCVGGNKDEIRNILKQIQESGISNLMALRGDPPKGEGHFKRVEGGFGYASELISFIREEGFDFCLGAGCYPEKHPEAKSLEEDVENLKRKVEAGADYLVSQLFFKNPTFESFLNLIRKKGIQVPVIPGIMPITSFSQIERFKMLAACEFPDELVSELEEVKDNPEEFYKRSIHFSVGQCRELVKMGVPGIHLYTLNQSPASLDIVRELKK; encoded by the coding sequence ATGAAAAAAATATTAGATATTTATAAAGCGGCCAAGTCGCCGGTTTACTCTTTCGAGTTTCTCCCTCCGAAGACTCCAGAGGGAGAAGTGAAATTATTTGAAGCGGTACGCGAGCTTTCTAAAGTAGAGCCTGGTTTTATCACTGTTACTTACGGAGCCGGCGGTTCCACTCGGGATAAGACCATTCGATTGACCTCGGAGCTTGCAAAGCAATTCGCCCTTCCTGCGGCAGCTCATTTTACCTGCGTGGGTGGAAATAAGGATGAGATCCGAAATATCCTGAAGCAGATCCAAGAATCAGGCATATCGAACCTGATGGCATTGAGAGGAGATCCTCCAAAGGGAGAAGGTCATTTTAAAAGAGTAGAAGGCGGTTTCGGTTACGCAAGCGAACTCATTTCTTTCATTCGAGAAGAAGGTTTCGATTTTTGCCTGGGCGCCGGCTGCTATCCGGAAAAACACCCGGAAGCAAAGAGTCTGGAAGAAGATGTGGAGAATTTGAAACGGAAAGTCGAAGCGGGCGCGGATTACTTAGTGTCCCAGCTTTTCTTTAAGAACCCTACCTTCGAGTCCTTCTTAAATTTGATCCGGAAGAAAGGGATCCAAGTGCCGGTTATTCCGGGCATTATGCCGATCACTTCTTTTTCTCAGATCGAAAGATTCAAGATGCTGGCCGCATGCGAATTTCCGGACGAACTCGTTTCCGAGTTGGAAGAAGTAAAAGATAACCCGGAAGAATTTTACAAAAGAAGCATCCACTTCTCCGTAGGGCAATGCCGGGAATTGGTCAAGATGGGAGTTCCAGGGATCCATCTCTACACTCTCAACCAATCTCCGGCGAGTTTAGATATTGTTCGAGAGCTGAAAAAATAG
- a CDS encoding ParA family protein: MIVVSIANQKGGEGKTTTSLNLAWGLARRGKKTLLIDIDPQANSTGIFLNPEGLEKSMHNIFQSKAKIREVMLPTQVENLNIAPSRLTLAEAETIAAIVDAPYILRDSLADLEKEIDFCVIDCPPSLSIFTINALVASNYVIIPLQAEKFSVDGILGLQQTIQSIKKRINPGLEIMGALVTQLKPQTLLTKTIIPVLTKYFKIFEASISDGVAVGESHLARKSVFEYNKSSRQAQEYESFIEEFLNELKK; the protein is encoded by the coding sequence ATGATTGTTGTATCTATTGCAAACCAAAAGGGAGGAGAAGGTAAAACGACTACCTCTCTGAATCTGGCCTGGGGTCTCGCTCGCAGAGGGAAGAAAACTCTATTGATCGATATCGATCCGCAGGCAAATTCTACGGGAATTTTCCTGAACCCAGAAGGTCTGGAAAAATCCATGCATAATATCTTTCAGTCGAAGGCAAAGATCAGAGAAGTCATGCTCCCCACTCAGGTCGAAAATCTAAACATCGCCCCTTCTCGTCTGACCCTTGCAGAAGCAGAAACCATCGCGGCTATTGTAGACGCCCCTTATATTCTGAGGGACTCTCTCGCAGACCTGGAAAAGGAAATTGATTTTTGCGTGATCGACTGCCCTCCTAGCCTTTCCATTTTTACGATCAACGCCTTGGTAGCTTCTAACTATGTGATCATTCCTTTGCAGGCAGAAAAATTTTCCGTGGATGGGATCCTAGGTCTACAGCAGACCATACAAAGTATTAAAAAAAGGATTAACCCAGGACTAGAGATTATGGGAGCCTTAGTGACCCAACTCAAGCCTCAAACCCTTCTTACTAAAACCATTATCCCAGTTCTAACTAAGTACTTTAAGATCTTTGAGGCCAGCATCTCCGATGGCGTGGCAGTGGGAGAATCTCACCTGGCAAGGAAGTCTGTTTTCGAATATAATAAATCCAGCCGCCAGGCCCAAGAATACGAAAGCTTCATTGAGGAGTTCCTGAATGAGCTCAAAAAGTAA
- a CDS encoding helix-turn-helix domain-containing protein, with translation MLKFKHFPSMPSAAEELIWGNPDPGDLRLLLPLAFPELLGWMGGLAGLATLLSESDQDALEEAASWGYGEEGFFYPFLAKGSSIRNKLELSNSPFFLPRSNEIEFYREDARGCLLAPVRVQEKLFGFFLLELGSVPDERQILLLGLFCQKISGLLIPSFTSKESRSKSGKGEDSLGALLFQLSRGENSQLEKFQKTGTIFIQGPPASGKKTLAKWIHRKYFSDRSALSVSVLPEQILKLEKSLAEWEKMAQFGSIIFENLEEYSLNQQRILYEYSQRKTAKCRLIFLEKQGSQPREEFIYFRSLLRENRLELPAWKEWGRAEKRSAILPIFQEVCEMHGRPDLNLSQGALDSLVDGSSCQNLEDLRNAIEEAVLNSGSGEIRNSELNQEKAKGVSLPDPEDLDLRKAVEAVERQKILLADKLFGGNQIRMAKALGISRGSLQYKLRNLGLG, from the coding sequence ATGCTTAAATTTAAACATTTTCCCTCCATGCCATCCGCAGCAGAAGAGCTAATTTGGGGGAATCCGGATCCGGGAGATCTTCGCCTTCTTTTGCCCTTAGCATTTCCGGAATTGCTTGGATGGATGGGCGGGCTTGCTGGTTTAGCGACCCTTCTTTCCGAATCGGATCAAGACGCCTTAGAAGAGGCAGCTTCTTGGGGATATGGAGAAGAAGGTTTCTTCTATCCTTTTTTGGCAAAGGGGTCTTCGATCCGAAATAAATTAGAATTAAGCAATTCTCCCTTCTTCCTTCCTCGCTCGAATGAGATTGAATTTTACAGAGAAGATGCCAGGGGCTGCTTACTCGCTCCCGTTCGGGTCCAGGAAAAATTATTCGGTTTTTTCCTCTTGGAATTGGGTTCGGTCCCGGATGAAAGACAGATCCTTTTGCTCGGACTCTTCTGCCAAAAAATATCCGGATTATTGATCCCCTCTTTTACCTCCAAAGAGAGCAGGTCCAAGTCAGGAAAGGGAGAGGATTCCTTGGGAGCCTTACTCTTTCAATTGAGCAGGGGGGAAAATTCCCAACTGGAAAAATTCCAAAAAACCGGGACAATTTTTATCCAGGGTCCTCCTGCTTCCGGAAAGAAAACCTTGGCAAAGTGGATCCATAGAAAGTATTTTTCCGACCGATCTGCTCTCTCGGTTTCGGTCCTCCCGGAGCAAATTTTAAAGTTAGAAAAGAGCCTGGCCGAATGGGAAAAAATGGCCCAATTCGGGAGCATCATTTTTGAAAATTTGGAAGAATATTCCCTGAACCAACAAAGAATTTTGTATGAGTATTCTCAGAGAAAGACTGCAAAATGCCGTCTTATTTTTTTAGAGAAGCAGGGGTCTCAACCTAGAGAAGAATTTATATATTTTCGTTCTCTTTTACGAGAGAATCGGTTAGAATTACCCGCCTGGAAAGAGTGGGGTCGGGCCGAAAAAAGATCAGCGATCCTGCCGATATTCCAAGAGGTATGCGAGATGCACGGAAGGCCGGATTTGAATCTTTCTCAAGGAGCTTTGGATTCCTTGGTGGATGGGAGTTCCTGCCAAAATCTGGAAGATCTTCGAAACGCCATCGAGGAAGCGGTTCTCAATTCTGGTTCGGGAGAGATTCGAAATTCCGAACTGAATCAAGAAAAGGCTAAGGGGGTTTCCCTGCCGGATCCGGAGGACTTGGATTTGAGGAAGGCGGTCGAGGCTGTGGAACGCCAGAAAATACTTTTGGCCGATAAATTATTCGGGGGCAATCAGATCCGAATGGCGAAGGCCCTTGGGATCTCTCGTGGATCCCTGCAATATAAATTAAGAAACCTGGGTTTGGGTTAA